The following coding sequences are from one Acetonema longum DSM 6540 window:
- a CDS encoding GNAT family N-acetyltransferase — protein sequence MTQSMSGVEIKKIRYRDLKAWENLFAATFKDDVLPANINLHIRRIRQYYGILRPLSQIFPSVRNYFNIYIITVNGQIGGFFQVSYMNSRQLHLDYITVSKSYRSRGIGAWTIQKLLERAQKNALDVVLEVKADNPAYWLYKRLGFSPQARILHYEKEFARRGVSLVAPHVPGLRKLEDRDRSRLHKLYLNSVPRRIQRHILRDQGQTHSSLFQRNLEWFKNRLMKTAKQEYAVEVGGSIIAILEIRSYPRDATHNINLRLDKNYESLRKPLMQYAVFLLQKQYSKGRVHTTVYDDSAAKQLTLDKLGFKLGATYSLMVHTASTPLSEPKPCLKERTCP from the coding sequence ATGACTCAATCTATGTCCGGTGTAGAAATAAAAAAAATCCGCTACCGTGACTTAAAGGCATGGGAAAATCTGTTTGCCGCCACTTTCAAAGACGATGTTCTGCCGGCAAATATCAATCTTCATATCCGCCGGATCCGTCAATATTATGGTATTTTGCGACCTCTGTCCCAGATTTTCCCCAGCGTAAGAAACTATTTCAACATCTATATTATTACCGTAAACGGGCAGATCGGCGGCTTTTTTCAGGTATCTTACATGAATAGCCGTCAGCTGCATCTGGATTACATTACCGTGAGCAAGTCCTATCGCAGCCGGGGAATCGGCGCCTGGACCATCCAGAAATTGCTGGAGCGGGCCCAAAAAAATGCGTTGGATGTTGTGCTAGAGGTAAAGGCGGATAATCCGGCTTATTGGTTGTATAAACGATTAGGCTTCTCCCCTCAGGCCCGTATACTCCACTATGAAAAAGAGTTTGCCAGGAGAGGCGTAAGCCTGGTGGCGCCCCATGTGCCTGGCCTGCGCAAACTGGAGGACCGGGACCGCTCCCGGCTTCACAAACTTTACCTGAACAGTGTCCCCCGGCGGATTCAACGCCATATTCTGAGAGATCAGGGGCAGACTCACTCCAGTCTGTTCCAGAGAAATTTGGAATGGTTCAAAAACCGGCTGATGAAAACGGCCAAACAGGAATATGCCGTGGAGGTCGGCGGCAGCATCATCGCTATATTGGAAATTCGCAGTTATCCCAGGGACGCCACCCACAACATCAACCTCCGGCTGGATAAAAATTATGAATCATTGCGAAAGCCGCTGATGCAATACGCCGTATTCCTCTTGCAAAAGCAATATTCCAAAGGGCGGGTTCATACTACCGTCTATGATGACAGCGCCGCGAAACAACTGACCTTGGACAAATTGGGGTTTAAATTGGGAGCGACCTATTCCCTGATGGTACATACGGCTTCCACCCCATTATCCGAACCGAAACCCTGCCTTAAAGAAAGAACCTGCCCTTAA
- a CDS encoding aminopeptidase: protein MNQSMMEKYASLIVQIGVNIQPGQTLVINSPIECAAFTRLVAQQAYAQGARDVVISWKDELFGKIRFLQAPEEVFSEFPEWQREFYLSYARRGAAFVSIAASDPELLKDVNPQRVAKAQKASNIALEEYREKLMSNQNAWCVVSIPTDSWAVKVFPALPAPQAVAALWEAILKAVRVDAPDPVAAWEKHKENLQKSLEFMNSHRFRFLRYKNSLGTDFTVELPEDHLWLGGSERTPGGIEFIANMPTEEVFTLPKKDGANGRVVSSKPLNYNGTVIDKFSLTFQQGKVVDFQAEKGYEVLQQLIHTDEGARYLGEVALVPYDSPLSRANILFLNTLFDENASCHLALGKAYPVCLKNGDRMSKEELSRKGVNDSLVHVDFMLGTEDLEITGTTAAGQEIPVFKNGNFSI, encoded by the coding sequence ATGAATCAAAGCATGATGGAAAAATACGCGTCGCTTATTGTACAAATAGGCGTGAACATTCAGCCGGGGCAAACCCTGGTGATCAATTCGCCGATTGAGTGCGCCGCTTTTACCCGGCTGGTGGCGCAGCAGGCCTATGCACAAGGTGCAAGGGATGTGGTCATTAGCTGGAAAGATGAGCTGTTCGGCAAGATCCGTTTTTTACAGGCGCCGGAGGAGGTTTTTAGCGAGTTTCCCGAGTGGCAAAGAGAATTTTATCTGTCTTACGCCCGTCGGGGAGCTGCTTTTGTCAGCATTGCCGCCAGTGACCCAGAGCTGCTGAAGGACGTGAATCCCCAGCGGGTAGCCAAGGCGCAAAAAGCCAGCAATATAGCTCTGGAAGAATACCGGGAAAAGCTGATGAGCAACCAGAATGCCTGGTGTGTCGTTTCAATTCCTACCGATTCCTGGGCCGTAAAGGTATTTCCTGCTTTGCCGGCGCCCCAGGCCGTGGCGGCCCTTTGGGAGGCCATTCTGAAAGCGGTGCGGGTGGATGCGCCGGACCCTGTGGCAGCCTGGGAAAAACATAAAGAAAACCTGCAAAAGAGCCTGGAATTCATGAATTCTCACCGGTTTCGCTTTTTGCGCTATAAAAACTCCCTGGGTACCGATTTTACCGTGGAGCTGCCGGAGGATCACCTATGGCTGGGGGGATCGGAACGTACGCCCGGCGGCATAGAATTCATCGCCAACATGCCGACGGAAGAGGTGTTCACCCTGCCGAAAAAAGACGGCGCCAACGGCCGGGTTGTCAGTTCTAAGCCCTTGAATTATAACGGAACTGTCATTGATAAGTTCTCCCTGACGTTTCAACAGGGCAAAGTGGTGGATTTTCAGGCCGAAAAGGGGTATGAAGTGCTGCAGCAGCTAATTCATACCGATGAAGGCGCCCGGTATTTGGGGGAGGTCGCCCTGGTGCCTTATGATTCGCCTCTGTCCCGCGCCAATATCCTGTTTTTAAATACACTGTTTGATGAGAACGCTTCCTGTCATCTGGCCCTGGGAAAAGCATATCCAGTTTGCCTGAAAAACGGTGATCGTATGAGCAAGGAAGAATTAAGCCGCAAAGGCGTCAATGATTCTTTGGTACATGTGGATTTTATGCTCGGGACAGAAGACCTGGAGATTACCGGTACTACGGCTGCCGGTCAGGAGATCCCGGTCTTTAAAAACGGCAACTTTTCGATTTAG